The following are encoded in a window of Oreochromis aureus strain Israel breed Guangdong linkage group 10, ZZ_aureus, whole genome shotgun sequence genomic DNA:
- the panx3 gene encoding pannexin-3 isoform X1, whose product MSIAQAAAKAMLSDALLRDDSGIHRISHLELELPLDKVIKFVSVGLPLMLVCMAFAREISLGPQISCFPPTNFTVKQASYVDTYCWDSLMHHEFDSDGNFEERSLWVHKMFPYSLLAMAVLMYLPALIWRQLVMPTLGSDLLFIIDELDKSYNRSVRMAQNILDMRQNTKNPLTFQAELQRAKKKRYFEYPLLERHMQCKQNSYFLVSMLFLRGFLLLIFMTAACLYLAYFHLSAFLQDEFSCFVRTGMLRDQNWVPELVQCKMIGQLVFQVISVANGAIYILLAPIVLFSLLRLFVWDTTFISIYEVLPALDLINRRRLGCPLNDLNVLLLFLRANIAHLKSYGQVRALCSLAPPQVGNTTAQQGLHAMLTQEEIEEREEAAKELAEEVGEAREEGKLNLVDIMTILGAAQGRVVNCNEKRPLVEENMSLGTVTLIYTLKRLLLVAIFVYIIWDVQKIIK is encoded by the exons ATGTCCATCGCCCAGGCAGCGGCCAAGGCCATGCTATCTGATGCCCTGCTGCGGGATGACTCTGGGATACACCGTATCAGCCACCTGGAACTGGAGCTTCCTCTTGACAAGGTCATCAAGTTTGTGTCTGTGGGCCTTCCGCTGATGCTGGTGTGCATGGCATTTGCCCGTGAAATCTCCCTGG ggcctcagatcagctgtttTCCTCCCACTAACTTCACTGTGAAGCAGGCCAGCTATGTAGACACATACTGCTGGGACTCTCTCATGCATCATGAGTTTGACAGTGATGGGAACTTCGAGGAGCGCTCCCTCTGGGTACACAAA ATGTTCCCTTACTCTCTTTTGGCCATGGCCGTGCTGATGTACCTCCCAGCTCTAATCTGGCGCCAGCTTGTCATGCCCACACTGGGATCAGACCTGCTCTTCATAATTGATGAACTGGACAAGTCCTACAACCGCTCAGTGCGAATGGCCCAAAACATTCTGGATATGCGCCAGAACACTAAGAACCCACTGACGTTTCAGGCTGAGTTGCAGCG GGCCAAGAAGAAGCGGTACTTTGAGTACCCCCTTCTGGAGAGACACATGCAGTGCAAACAAAACTCATACTTTCTTGTTAGCATGCTTTTCTTGCGAGGCTTCCTCCTCCTGATCTTCATGACTGCTGCCTGCCTGTACCTGGCCTACTTCCATCTGTCTGCCTTCCTACAGGATGAGTTTAGCTGCTTCGTACGCACAGGGATGCTGCGAGATCAGAACTGGGTCCCTGAATTGGTTCAGTGTAAAATGATTGGCCAGTTAGTCTTTCAGGTGATAAGTGTTGCTAATGGTGCCATCTATATCCTATTGGCACCTATCGTCCTCTTCAGCCTCCTTCGACTCTTTGTTTGGGATACCACCTTCATTTCTATCTATGAGGTCCTCCCAGCGCTGGACCTCATCAACAGACGACGGCTAGGTTGCCCACTGAACGACCTCAATGTCCTCTTGCTCTTCTTGCGTGCCAACATAGCTCACTTGAAGTCCTACGGGCAGGTGAGGGCTTTGTGTTCTCTGGCACCtccacaggtggggaacaccaCAGCACAACAAGGTTTACATGCAATGCTGACCCAAGAGGAAATAGAGGAGCGTGAAGAGGCAGCAAAGGAGCTTGCTGAGGAAGTTGGGGAGGCCAGGGAGGAAGGGAAACTCAACTTAGTGGACATCATGACTATTCTGGGAGCAGCACAGGGAAGAGTGGTGAACTGCAATGAGAAGAGGCCTCTGGTGGAGGAGAACATGAGTCTCGGTACCGTAACACTTATCTACACACTTAAACGCCTTCTGCTAGTGGCTATTTTTGTCTACATCATTTGGGATGTACAGAAAATCATTAAGTGA
- the panx3 gene encoding pannexin-3 isoform X2, with amino-acid sequence MSIAQAAAKAMLSDALLRDDSGIHRISHLELELPLDKVIKFVSVGLPLMLVCMAFAREISLGPQISCFPPTNFTVKQASYVDTYCWDSLMHHEFDSDGNFEERSLWVHKMFPYSLLAMAVLMYLPALIWRQLVMPTLGSDLLFIIDELDKSYNRSVRMAQNILDMRQNTKNPLTFQAELQRAKKKRYFEYPLLERHMQCKQNSYFLVSMLFLRGFLLLIFMTAACLYLAYFHLSAFLQDEFSCFVRTGMLRDQNWVPELVQCKMIGQLVFQVISVANGAIYILLAPIVLFSLLRLFVWDTTFISIYEVLPALDLINRRRLGCPLNDLNVLLLFLRANIAHLKSYGQVRALCSLAPPQVGNTTAQQGLHAMLTQEEIEEREEAAKELAEEVGEAREEGKLNLVDIMTILGAAQGRVVNCNEKRPLVEENMSLEPNHQGYHELKETAPFSHY; translated from the exons ATGTCCATCGCCCAGGCAGCGGCCAAGGCCATGCTATCTGATGCCCTGCTGCGGGATGACTCTGGGATACACCGTATCAGCCACCTGGAACTGGAGCTTCCTCTTGACAAGGTCATCAAGTTTGTGTCTGTGGGCCTTCCGCTGATGCTGGTGTGCATGGCATTTGCCCGTGAAATCTCCCTGG ggcctcagatcagctgtttTCCTCCCACTAACTTCACTGTGAAGCAGGCCAGCTATGTAGACACATACTGCTGGGACTCTCTCATGCATCATGAGTTTGACAGTGATGGGAACTTCGAGGAGCGCTCCCTCTGGGTACACAAA ATGTTCCCTTACTCTCTTTTGGCCATGGCCGTGCTGATGTACCTCCCAGCTCTAATCTGGCGCCAGCTTGTCATGCCCACACTGGGATCAGACCTGCTCTTCATAATTGATGAACTGGACAAGTCCTACAACCGCTCAGTGCGAATGGCCCAAAACATTCTGGATATGCGCCAGAACACTAAGAACCCACTGACGTTTCAGGCTGAGTTGCAGCG GGCCAAGAAGAAGCGGTACTTTGAGTACCCCCTTCTGGAGAGACACATGCAGTGCAAACAAAACTCATACTTTCTTGTTAGCATGCTTTTCTTGCGAGGCTTCCTCCTCCTGATCTTCATGACTGCTGCCTGCCTGTACCTGGCCTACTTCCATCTGTCTGCCTTCCTACAGGATGAGTTTAGCTGCTTCGTACGCACAGGGATGCTGCGAGATCAGAACTGGGTCCCTGAATTGGTTCAGTGTAAAATGATTGGCCAGTTAGTCTTTCAGGTGATAAGTGTTGCTAATGGTGCCATCTATATCCTATTGGCACCTATCGTCCTCTTCAGCCTCCTTCGACTCTTTGTTTGGGATACCACCTTCATTTCTATCTATGAGGTCCTCCCAGCGCTGGACCTCATCAACAGACGACGGCTAGGTTGCCCACTGAACGACCTCAATGTCCTCTTGCTCTTCTTGCGTGCCAACATAGCTCACTTGAAGTCCTACGGGCAGGTGAGGGCTTTGTGTTCTCTGGCACCtccacaggtggggaacaccaCAGCACAACAAGGTTTACATGCAATGCTGACCCAAGAGGAAATAGAGGAGCGTGAAGAGGCAGCAAAGGAGCTTGCTGAGGAAGTTGGGGAGGCCAGGGAGGAAGGGAAACTCAACTTAGTGGACATCATGACTATTCTGGGAGCAGCACAGGGAAGAGTGGTGAACTGCAATGAGAAGAGGCCTCTGGTGGAGGAGAACATGAGTCTCG AGCCAAACCACCAGGGGTACCATGAGTTGAAGGAGACTGCACCATTTAGTCATTACTAG